The following are from one region of the bacterium genome:
- a CDS encoding DUF3368 domain-containing protein gives MWLAPDVVVEEELEPAHAERLLRFGLQKRELTGDQVEEVVALAQRYLGPSRADLFCLVLAKAEHATLVTSDKSLREAAEQEGIPVHGTLWILDFLVRNDLVPRQQAAAALRRMVENNRWLPQAEVNDRLRQWRRSGE, from the coding sequence GTGTGGCTGGCACCCGATGTCGTGGTGGAAGAAGAACTGGAACCAGCGCATGCGGAGAGACTGCTCCGGTTTGGGCTGCAAAAGCGGGAACTGACCGGCGACCAGGTCGAGGAAGTTGTCGCGCTGGCGCAACGATATCTCGGGCCGTCTCGCGCCGACCTGTTTTGCCTCGTCCTGGCAAAGGCCGAGCACGCTACTCTTGTCACGAGCGACAAAAGCCTTCGTGAGGCAGCCGAACAGGAAGGCATTCCCGTCCACGGCACGCTATGGATACTCGATTTCTTGGTTCGCAACGACCTCGTGCCTCGTCAACAGGCGGCGGCCGCGCTACGGAGGATGGTGGAAAACAACCGATGGCTGCCGCAAGCGGAAGTTAACGACCGTCTTCGTCAGTGGCGGCGATCGGGAGAATGA
- a CDS encoding helix-turn-helix domain-containing protein, translating to MITTVGERIKEARLMAGLSLRDLADRVGVSAQAISKYERGLDKPGSGVLLRLAKALGVRVEYFVRPKSDIVLQPVFRKRAALPRRKEEAALARVREWLERYLEIETLTRRQVPFTYPEGFPFAIGQLPDTETAAEALRKAWQVGVDPIENLTKLLEDHGIKVGAVDAHHKFDACAFWLGPEKQTPVIALKESLPGDRQRMNLAHELGHLLLKPGPGVDEERMAFRFAGAFVVPRQAAVAEIGDRRHTFTPYELHLLKHKYGLSMQAWIYRAKDLGILTDADALALFKAFKAQGWHVKEPGDPYPPERSERLEQLVMHAWSEGAISESRATELLGMSFKDFQREVKRDHGGIPIAVRLGHHAAG from the coding sequence GTGATTACGACGGTTGGAGAGCGCATTAAGGAAGCCCGTCTCATGGCCGGCCTGAGCCTTCGCGATCTCGCCGACCGTGTAGGTGTGAGCGCTCAGGCAATCTCCAAGTATGAGCGCGGCCTAGACAAGCCGGGGTCCGGAGTGCTTCTGCGCCTCGCGAAAGCACTGGGCGTCCGAGTCGAGTACTTCGTGCGTCCCAAGAGTGACATTGTGCTGCAACCTGTTTTCCGGAAGCGTGCCGCTCTTCCGCGACGCAAAGAGGAGGCCGCGCTCGCCAGGGTACGAGAGTGGCTCGAACGATATCTTGAAATCGAGACCCTTACCCGCCGACAGGTACCCTTCACGTATCCCGAGGGATTTCCGTTCGCGATCGGGCAGTTGCCTGATACCGAAACGGCGGCCGAGGCTCTACGGAAGGCCTGGCAAGTGGGCGTCGACCCAATCGAAAACCTAACAAAGCTGCTCGAGGACCACGGTATCAAGGTAGGCGCCGTGGATGCGCATCACAAGTTTGACGCATGCGCCTTTTGGCTCGGTCCCGAGAAGCAGACCCCGGTTATTGCGCTAAAAGAGAGTCTACCGGGAGATCGTCAGCGGATGAATCTCGCGCACGAACTAGGACATCTTCTTCTCAAACCCGGTCCGGGTGTCGATGAGGAAAGGATGGCCTTTCGTTTTGCCGGCGCCTTTGTTGTCCCGCGGCAAGCCGCCGTGGCTGAGATTGGGGACCGGCGGCATACATTCACGCCGTACGAGCTCCATCTACTGAAACACAAGTACGGACTTAGCATGCAAGCCTGGATCTACCGCGCGAAGGATCTTGGCATCCTCACCGACGCAGATGCCTTAGCCCTCTTCAAAGCGTTTAAGGCACAAGGGTGGCATGTCAAAGAGCCGGGAGATCCATACCCGCCGGAACGTTCGGAGCGCCTCGAGCAGTTGGTCATGCATGCTTGGTCCGAGGGCGCCATTTCAGAGAGCCGCGCGACAGAATTGCTAGGCATGTCGTTCAAGGATTTCCAGCGCGAGGTCAAACGCGATCATGGCGGGATTCCCATCGCCGTGCGTCTCGGACACCACGCTGCTGGTTGA
- a CDS encoding 5'-methylthioadenosine phosphorylase yields the protein MDGGVPQTPFALISGSAGWGLKFPDDLGEPGVRVIERGLTFNTPWGPTANWQVIECDGSVTVDSRPRLALNVFAHGWPRDTIDHSVHRKVFWVLAQAGVKKVLADSTCGSLNRALQPRDYIVTSDVLDLGQTPYSTLPGRFAHLCRGAQLFCPSLMGALEAVARELWPAPARVYGRANRIVAAHTWGPRLETPAEARALQLLGADAANQSMAPEAGNAREIGACFVSGSYVVNYVDGVIPEEWGALDTIHDELGAVAARISLRAVARAELTHACGCGIYRTARPSKYRTAAQAEPAGR from the coding sequence ATGGACGGCGGCGTCCCACAGACTCCCTTCGCGCTCATATCGGGGAGCGCGGGCTGGGGACTGAAGTTTCCCGACGATCTCGGCGAACCCGGCGTCCGCGTCATCGAGCGCGGGCTGACCTTCAACACGCCGTGGGGACCGACGGCGAACTGGCAGGTTATCGAATGCGACGGCAGCGTCACCGTGGACAGCAGGCCCCGGTTGGCGCTCAACGTCTTCGCACACGGCTGGCCGCGCGACACCATCGATCACTCCGTGCACCGAAAGGTGTTCTGGGTGCTGGCTCAAGCCGGCGTCAAGAAGGTCCTGGCCGACAGTACCTGCGGATCGCTCAACCGGGCGCTGCAGCCGCGAGATTACATCGTCACAAGCGACGTCCTTGATCTGGGCCAGACACCGTACTCGACCCTCCCGGGCCGCTTTGCGCACCTCTGCCGGGGCGCGCAGTTGTTCTGTCCCAGCCTCATGGGCGCGCTCGAGGCCGTGGCCCGCGAGCTGTGGCCGGCGCCTGCGCGCGTCTACGGACGGGCGAACCGGATCGTCGCCGCACATACGTGGGGACCGCGTCTAGAGACCCCCGCCGAAGCGCGGGCGCTTCAGCTGCTCGGCGCCGACGCGGCCAACCAGAGTATGGCGCCGGAGGCGGGCAACGCACGGGAAATCGGTGCGTGCTTCGTGAGCGGGTCGTACGTCGTCAACTACGTCGACGGCGTCATCCCCGAGGAGTGGGGTGCGCTCGACACGATCCACGATGAGCTGGGCGCGGTGGCCGCCCGTATCAGTCTTCGAGCCGTCGCCCGCGCAGAGCTCACGCACGCGTGTGGCTGTGGCATCTATCGGACGGCCCGTCCGAGCAAGTACCGGACGGCCGCACAAGCGGAGCCGGCCGGCCGCTGA
- a CDS encoding gamma-glutamyltransferase: MLEFMTGASIPVTGVTQGRPEFLATKHIVSSSHYLATMAGLRMFALGGNAADAGVAAGIALNVLERHLTDFGGVAPIMFFRPGMPRPETIAGVGCWPRRLTLERYLARYGGDMPVGAPRYVTPAAPDAWMTALARYGRLTLREVLRPACDLCDGFPVYGRLARTIAALASQLREWPASARVFLPNGRPPQVGEVLVQRELGSLFGRLIDVEESARSRGREAAIMAARDEVYHGEIAHAIAAHAERTGSELDAEDLAAYRVAMEPSVSSRYRDLEVHACGPWSQGPLLPMILNLLEGEHVRRLGQGSVAHLHYLIEAIKVACADREAFFGDPAQVDVPIAGLLDPEYADERRRLIDPARACPRLPLPGDPWRYEGRSGPAGYIPAPAAGAAHPDTSFVCAMDADGNAFCATPSDPGMSAPLVEDLGIIISTRGAQLWTTPGHPSALAPRKRPRLTPNPAMLLASGQAVMAFGCPGGDAQVQAMVQVVSGVLDFGMNVQAAIEAPRVVSASFPSSFHPHPYEPGVVRIEGRIPTEVRDGLAALGHTVEALPDVAPQVAAVCAIRRRDGGVLEGGADPRRESYAAGW; encoded by the coding sequence ATGCTGGAATTCATGACCGGGGCGTCCATCCCGGTCACCGGTGTGACGCAGGGCAGGCCGGAATTTTTGGCCACGAAGCACATCGTCAGCTCCAGCCATTATCTGGCCACGATGGCCGGGCTGCGGATGTTCGCGCTCGGCGGAAACGCGGCGGACGCGGGTGTGGCCGCCGGGATCGCGCTCAATGTGCTCGAGCGCCACCTGACCGACTTCGGCGGCGTCGCGCCCATCATGTTTTTCCGGCCCGGAATGCCGCGGCCGGAGACGATCGCCGGGGTGGGATGCTGGCCGCGGCGGCTCACCCTCGAGCGGTACCTCGCCCGGTACGGCGGCGACATGCCCGTCGGCGCGCCGCGCTATGTGACGCCGGCCGCGCCGGACGCCTGGATGACGGCGTTGGCGCGGTACGGCCGCCTGACGCTGCGCGAGGTGCTGCGGCCGGCGTGCGACCTGTGCGACGGCTTCCCGGTCTACGGCCGCCTCGCGCGCACGATCGCCGCCTTGGCGTCGCAGCTGCGCGAATGGCCGGCGAGCGCGCGGGTCTTCCTGCCCAACGGCCGTCCGCCGCAAGTCGGCGAGGTGCTCGTGCAGCGCGAACTGGGCAGCCTGTTCGGACGGCTGATCGACGTGGAGGAGAGCGCCCGGTCGCGCGGACGGGAGGCGGCCATCATGGCCGCCAGGGACGAGGTCTACCACGGCGAGATTGCCCACGCCATCGCCGCGCACGCCGAGCGGACCGGCAGCGAGCTGGATGCGGAAGACCTGGCGGCATACCGTGTCGCGATGGAGCCGTCGGTCTCGTCGCGGTACCGGGACCTGGAGGTGCATGCCTGCGGGCCGTGGTCGCAGGGACCGCTCCTGCCGATGATCTTGAACCTGCTCGAGGGCGAACACGTTCGGAGGCTGGGGCAGGGAAGCGTTGCGCACTTGCACTACCTCATCGAGGCGATCAAAGTCGCGTGCGCCGACCGTGAGGCGTTCTTTGGAGATCCGGCACAGGTCGACGTGCCCATCGCGGGGCTGCTCGACCCCGAGTACGCGGACGAACGGCGGCGGCTCATCGATCCCGCGCGTGCGTGTCCGCGGCTTCCCCTCCCGGGGGATCCCTGGCGGTACGAGGGACGTTCAGGGCCGGCCGGCTACATTCCGGCGCCCGCCGCCGGCGCCGCGCACCCCGATACATCGTTTGTCTGCGCGATGGACGCCGACGGCAACGCCTTCTGCGCGACGCCGTCCGACCCGGGCATGAGCGCGCCGCTGGTCGAGGACCTCGGCATCATCATCTCGACGCGGGGCGCCCAGTTGTGGACCACACCGGGGCATCCCTCGGCCCTGGCACCCCGGAAGCGTCCGCGGCTCACGCCGAACCCGGCCATGCTGCTCGCGTCCGGGCAGGCCGTCATGGCCTTCGGCTGCCCCGGCGGCGACGCGCAGGTTCAGGCGATGGTCCAGGTGGTGTCCGGCGTTCTGGACTTTGGGATGAACGTCCAGGCGGCGATCGAGGCGCCCCGCGTCGTCTCGGCCAGCTTCCCCTCGTCGTTTCATCCCCATCCGTACGAGCCCGGCGTGGTCCGCATCGAGGGCCGCATCCCCACGGAAGTCCGGGACGGGCTCGCCGCGCTCGGCCATACCGTTGAAGCGTTGCCCGACGTCGCGCCGCAAGTGGCCGCCGTCTGCGCGATCCGGCGTCGCGACGGCGGTGTGCTCGAAGGCGGGGCCGACCCACGCCGGGAGAGTTACGCCGCCGGGTGGTGA